One part of the [Pantoea] beijingensis genome encodes these proteins:
- a CDS encoding PTS mannitol transporter subunit IICBA, giving the protein MSSSVKVKVQSFGRFLSNMVMPNIGAFIAWGIITALFIPTGWLPNESMAKLVGPMITYLLPLLIGFTGGRLVGGDRGGVVGAITTMGVIVGADMPMFLGSMIAGPLGGWAIKSFDRVVDGKIKSGFEMLVNNFSAGIIGMLLAILAFLAIGPLVEGLSHLLAAGVNLMVQNNLLPLTSIFVEPAKILFLNNAINHGIFSPLGIQQASEAGKSIFFLIEANPGPGLGVLIAYMIFGRGNAKQSAGGAAIIHFLGGIHEIYFPYVLMSPRLIIAVILGGMTGVFTLTLLNGGLVSPASPGSILAVLAMTPKGAYFANIAAIVAAFAVSFVISCILLKTSKVKDEDDIEAATRRMQDMKATAKGQSPVAGQTADGLNSDLSHVRKIIVACDAGMGSSAMGAGVLRKKVNDAGLSNISVTNSAINSLPGDVDLVITHRDLTERAMRQAPHAQHISLSNFLDSGLYTDLTARLVEANRSADNRQKVDAALGDSFDDGQDHLFKLTASNIFLGQHATEKEQAIRFAGEQLVKGGYVEPEYVEAMLDREKLTPTYLGESIAVPHGTIEAKDRVLKTGVVFCQYPEGVRFGEDEDDIARLVIGIAARNNEHIQVITSLTNALDDESVIEKLASTTSVQEVLDLLAGKPSA; this is encoded by the coding sequence ATGTCTTCATCAGTGAAGGTCAAAGTTCAGAGCTTTGGTCGCTTTCTGAGCAACATGGTGATGCCAAATATCGGGGCGTTTATCGCCTGGGGTATCATCACAGCACTGTTCATTCCAACCGGTTGGCTGCCAAACGAAAGTATGGCAAAACTGGTTGGTCCAATGATTACCTACCTGCTACCGTTACTGATTGGTTTTACCGGTGGCCGTTTAGTCGGTGGCGATCGTGGCGGCGTAGTGGGTGCCATCACCACGATGGGGGTTATCGTGGGTGCCGACATGCCGATGTTCCTTGGCTCCATGATTGCCGGGCCATTAGGCGGCTGGGCCATCAAGTCTTTTGACCGTGTGGTTGACGGTAAAATCAAAAGCGGCTTTGAGATGCTGGTTAACAACTTCTCTGCCGGAATCATCGGTATGTTGTTGGCTATCCTCGCCTTCCTTGCCATTGGTCCATTAGTTGAAGGGTTATCACACCTGCTCGCTGCTGGCGTGAACCTGATGGTGCAGAACAATCTGTTACCGCTAACGTCAATCTTTGTCGAACCGGCAAAAATCCTGTTCCTCAATAACGCGATAAACCACGGTATCTTCTCTCCGCTGGGCATTCAACAGGCGAGTGAAGCCGGTAAGTCGATCTTCTTCCTGATCGAAGCTAACCCAGGTCCAGGTTTAGGCGTGCTGATCGCGTATATGATCTTTGGTCGCGGTAATGCGAAGCAATCTGCGGGTGGCGCTGCCATTATTCACTTCCTGGGCGGCATCCACGAGATTTACTTCCCCTATGTTCTGATGAGCCCACGTCTGATTATTGCGGTAATTTTAGGTGGTATGACCGGCGTCTTTACCCTGACGCTGTTAAACGGCGGCCTGGTTTCTCCGGCCTCGCCAGGCTCTATCCTGGCGGTGCTGGCCATGACGCCAAAAGGGGCTTACTTCGCTAACATTGCCGCTATCGTCGCTGCCTTTGCCGTCTCCTTTGTCATCTCCTGTATCCTGCTGAAAACCAGCAAGGTCAAAGATGAGGATGATATTGAAGCAGCAACCCGCCGCATGCAGGATATGAAAGCAACCGCAAAAGGTCAGAGCCCTGTGGCAGGCCAAACGGCTGACGGCCTGAACAGCGATCTGAGCCACGTACGTAAAATCATTGTGGCCTGTGATGCCGGGATGGGTTCCAGTGCCATGGGTGCTGGCGTGCTGCGTAAAAAAGTCAACGATGCTGGCCTTAGCAATATTTCCGTCACCAACTCTGCGATCAACAGCTTACCCGGTGACGTTGACCTGGTGATTACACACCGTGACCTTACTGAACGTGCGATGCGTCAAGCACCACACGCACAGCATATTTCGCTGAGCAATTTTCTGGATAGCGGACTTTACACCGACCTCACTGCGCGTCTGGTAGAAGCCAACCGCAGCGCAGATAATCGTCAGAAAGTTGACGCTGCACTGGGTGACAGTTTTGATGACGGCCAGGATCACCTGTTTAAATTAACGGCAAGCAATATTTTCCTTGGCCAACACGCCACCGAAAAGGAGCAGGCCATCCGCTTCGCCGGTGAGCAACTGGTTAAGGGCGGTTACGTTGAGCCGGAATATGTTGAAGCCATGCTGGATCGTGAAAAGCTAACGCCAACCTATCTCGGTGAATCTATCGCAGTACCACACGGCACCATTGAAGCAAAAGATCGCGTGCTGAAAACCGGCGTAGTGTTCTGCCAGTATCCTGAAGGCGTTCGCTTCGGTGAAGATGAAGATGACATTGCCCGACTGGTAATCGGTATAGCGGCACGAAATAACGAGCATATCCAGGTAATTACCAGCCTGACTAATGCACTTGATGATGAAAGCGTGATCGAGAAACTGGCCAGCACCACCAGCGTACAAGAAGTACTGGACCTGCTGGCAGGTAAACCGTCCGCCTAA
- the mtlD gene encoding mannitol-1-phosphate 5-dehydrogenase, giving the protein MKALHFGAGNIGRGFIGKLLADAGIELVFADVNQAVLDALNARHEYPVHVVGENAQVETVKGVSAVNSTSDDVIALIAEVDIVTTAVGPQILERIAGSVAKGLAKRSDNGNTRPLNIIACENMVRGTSQLKQHVLKALPETYHAWAEQNIGFVDSAVDRIVPPSAAGTTDVLEVTVETFSEWIVDKTQFKGTLPTIAGMELTDNLMAFVERKLFTLNTGHAITAYLGQLAGHQTIRDAILNENIHAVVKGAMQESGEVLIKRYGFDATKHAAYIEKILSRFENPYLHDDVERVGRQPLRKLSAGDRLIKPILGTLEYDLPHDNLVQGIAAAMHYRSTQDPQAQELVELLEKQGPQATLAQISGLDANSDVVAAVVKAYNAMP; this is encoded by the coding sequence ATGAAAGCTCTACATTTTGGCGCAGGTAATATTGGCCGAGGCTTTATTGGTAAATTGCTGGCAGATGCTGGTATCGAACTGGTGTTCGCCGATGTCAATCAGGCGGTGCTGGATGCACTTAACGCCCGCCATGAGTATCCGGTTCATGTGGTGGGTGAAAATGCTCAGGTTGAGACGGTGAAAGGCGTTAGCGCCGTCAATAGTACAAGCGATGACGTGATTGCCCTGATTGCTGAGGTTGATATCGTTACCACGGCGGTTGGCCCACAGATCCTGGAACGCATCGCCGGAAGCGTTGCCAAAGGGCTGGCCAAACGCAGTGATAACGGTAATACCCGCCCATTAAATATCATCGCCTGTGAAAATATGGTGCGCGGCACCAGCCAACTGAAACAGCATGTACTCAAAGCCCTGCCGGAAACATACCACGCATGGGCTGAGCAAAATATCGGCTTCGTTGACTCTGCCGTCGATCGTATCGTGCCACCCTCCGCCGCCGGAACCACTGATGTACTGGAAGTGACCGTGGAAACCTTCAGCGAATGGATTGTGGACAAAACACAGTTTAAAGGCACGCTGCCGACGATTGCCGGTATGGAGCTGACAGATAATTTGATGGCCTTTGTTGAACGCAAGCTGTTCACCCTTAACACCGGGCATGCCATCACTGCTTACCTTGGCCAGTTAGCGGGCCATCAGACTATTCGCGATGCCATTCTTAATGAAAACATCCATGCAGTGGTAAAAGGGGCGATGCAGGAGAGCGGTGAAGTACTGATTAAGCGCTATGGCTTTGATGCCACTAAGCACGCCGCCTATATCGAAAAAATCCTCAGCCGTTTTGAAAACCCGTATCTGCATGATGATGTTGAACGCGTGGGACGGCAGCCACTGCGCAAGCTGAGCGCGGGCGATCGCCTGATCAAACCGATCTTAGGTACGCTCGAGTATGACTTACCACACGATAATCTGGTCCAGGGTATCGCTGCAGCCATGCACTACCGTAGTACCCAGGACCCGCAAGCACAGGAATTAGTGGAACTGCTGGAGAAGCAGGGACCACAGGCCACACTGGCCCAGATTTCTGGTCTGGATGCAAATAGCGACGTTGTTGCCGCAGTGGTGAAGGCCTACAACGCCATGCCATAA
- a CDS encoding DUF3053 domain-containing protein, whose product MAAGISRVWTRLWVPLTALLLVFQLTGCGDKEPDQRKAFIDFLQNTVMRSGEHLPSLSEDQKQKFGNYVSDYAILYGFSQQANKAVEAGLKPVVDELNAIRMPQDYLSHRDSLRQASGSLNVLAQQIQSAKSQADTSKAALKQPEDLQSVYNNVYTRVVTQPADALTPLLPALQSLSQDVIQAGDYLQQQGSNVSFNNGGIQFQTRDQVAQYNTIMSNLSTKGDALAQAQRALQNGF is encoded by the coding sequence ATGGCGGCAGGAATCTCCCGCGTATGGACACGTTTGTGGGTGCCATTGACGGCACTATTGCTGGTTTTCCAGCTTACCGGCTGTGGTGATAAAGAGCCGGATCAGCGTAAAGCCTTTATTGATTTTCTGCAGAATACCGTGATGCGCAGCGGCGAACATTTACCCAGCCTCAGCGAAGATCAGAAGCAGAAATTTGGCAATTACGTCAGTGATTATGCAATCCTGTATGGATTCTCACAGCAGGCTAACAAAGCCGTTGAGGCCGGATTAAAACCGGTTGTTGATGAGCTTAACGCAATCCGTATGCCACAGGATTATCTGTCGCATCGTGATAGCCTGCGTCAGGCCAGTGGTTCATTGAACGTACTGGCGCAGCAAATTCAAAGCGCCAAAAGTCAGGCAGATACCAGTAAAGCTGCGCTTAAACAGCCGGAAGATCTACAATCGGTCTATAACAACGTTTATACGCGCGTGGTAACGCAACCTGCAGATGCACTGACACCCCTACTTCCAGCGCTGCAATCGCTGAGTCAGGATGTTATCCAGGCCGGTGATTATCTACAGCAACAGGGATCGAATGTCAGTTTTAACAATGGCGGCATTCAATTCCAGACGCGCGATCAGGTCGCTCAGTACAATACGATTATGAGCAATCTTTCGACAAAGGGTGATGCATTGGCTCAGGCGCAACGCGCACTGCAAAACGGTTTTTAA
- the mtlR gene encoding mannitol operon repressor MtlR, whose protein sequence is MTDMQAIMEEKQAFENQVLERLNAGGSVRSFLIAAVELLAEAVNILVIQVFRKDDYAVKYAVEPLLLGDGPLGELSVRLKLIYGLGVINRNEYEDCELLMALREELNHDGNDYHFTDDEILGPFGELHCVAELPSPPQFISEDADLLAMQRQRYQQVVRSTMVLSLTELISRISLKQAFKK, encoded by the coding sequence ATGACAGATATGCAGGCAATAATGGAAGAGAAGCAGGCTTTTGAAAATCAGGTGCTTGAACGCCTGAATGCCGGAGGCTCGGTGAGAAGTTTTTTGATCGCCGCAGTGGAGCTTTTGGCAGAAGCGGTTAATATCCTGGTGATTCAGGTGTTTCGCAAGGACGATTATGCAGTGAAATACGCTGTTGAGCCGTTATTACTGGGTGATGGCCCGCTGGGAGAACTTTCGGTTCGCCTGAAGTTGATTTACGGGCTGGGAGTGATCAATCGTAATGAATATGAAGATTGCGAATTATTGATGGCGCTACGTGAGGAGTTAAACCACGACGGCAACGACTATCATTTCACTGACGACGAGATTCTCGGGCCTTTTGGCGAACTGCATTGCGTTGCTGAACTGCCGTCACCGCCGCAGTTTATCAGCGAAGATGCCGATTTGCTTGCTATGCAACGGCAGCGCTATCAGCAGGTCGTCCGCTCAACCATGGTGCTTTCTCTCACTGAACTCATCTCTCGCATTAGCCTTAAACAGGCTTTCAAAAAGTAA
- a CDS encoding HTH-type transcriptional regulator → MENKDPMFELLNSLEQIVLKRSVVRNSSAVQAKPVEIPEPQRLREITGMQIEEFARVMGVSASSVKSWEAKRTKPSGTAQKLMRLLHANPTLGRQLLE, encoded by the coding sequence ATGGAAAATAAAGATCCTATGTTTGAGCTGTTGAATAGTCTGGAACAGATTGTTTTGAAACGCAGCGTTGTCAGAAACTCATCCGCCGTACAGGCAAAGCCAGTAGAGATCCCGGAACCGCAACGGCTACGCGAAATTACCGGCATGCAGATCGAAGAATTTGCGCGGGTGATGGGAGTCAGTGCATCTTCGGTAAAAAGTTGGGAAGCTAAGCGCACCAAGCCCTCAGGCACTGCGCAAAAGCTAATGCGTTTGCTCCACGCTAATCCAACGCTGGGGCGACAATTACTGGAATAA
- a CDS encoding autotransporter outer membrane beta-barrel domain-containing protein: protein MTLHHSDAAVTANPEVKGNIDGSEKSSITIGEGSTATLFRNEGDAHVGDINILASSTLALRDGSNWIADKDIRNDGVVSLLPSARTARMEGNFNNAGALVLSDCNDCGTHVLTLTGDYTGKDADLILSTTLGDDNSPTDLLQITGHASGKTNVTVNNNQGTGAKTLEGIKIIETGSSTEDAFIQKGRIVAGAYEYHLQNGDASGKNTNNWYLTSLLGTPSHPNPETGPTEPTKPTEPTKPTEPVKPTEPGTKTLRPEPGSYTANLAAANTMFITRLHDRLGEPQYIDALSGEQKVTSMWMRQVGGHNSWHDSSSQLKTTGNRYVVQLGGDIARWGDDGLDRWHLGVMTGYGHNSSNTDSSVSGYRSKGSVKGYNAGLYATWYQNDETHQGTYLDSWVQYNWFRNTVKGDGIQSESYNSKGITASLETGYTSKLNEYTGSKGTTVEWFIQPQPQAIWMGVKANDHQEANGTRVTGKGNDNVQTRLGVRTFLKSHDATDNGKGRTFQPFVEVNWIHNTRDFATQVDGMTIRQAGAKNTGELKTGVEGMINPQLNVWGNVGTQLGNHGYNDSAAMIGIKYNFK, encoded by the coding sequence TTGACTTTGCATCATTCTGATGCCGCCGTAACAGCGAACCCGGAAGTCAAAGGGAATATCGACGGTAGTGAAAAATCGTCGATCACCATCGGAGAGGGTAGCACTGCTACGTTATTTAGAAATGAAGGTGATGCGCATGTTGGTGACATCAATATTTTAGCATCCAGTACATTAGCATTACGTGATGGAAGCAATTGGATTGCTGACAAAGATATAAGAAATGACGGTGTTGTTTCATTGTTACCTTCGGCTCGCACTGCCCGGATGGAAGGCAATTTTAATAACGCTGGCGCTCTGGTATTAAGTGATTGTAATGATTGCGGAACCCATGTGTTGACGCTTACGGGTGATTATACCGGGAAAGATGCTGACCTGATTTTATCAACGACGTTAGGAGATGATAATAGTCCGACCGATCTGCTGCAAATTACGGGGCATGCATCAGGCAAGACGAATGTCACGGTGAACAATAATCAGGGAACGGGTGCGAAGACTTTAGAGGGAATTAAAATCATTGAAACGGGGTCTTCTACCGAAGATGCCTTTATTCAGAAAGGACGTATCGTCGCGGGCGCTTATGAGTATCATCTACAAAATGGCGATGCTTCAGGGAAAAATACAAATAATTGGTATTTAACCAGTCTCTTAGGCACCCCTTCGCATCCTAATCCTGAAACCGGGCCAACTGAGCCGACGAAACCAACCGAGCCGACGAAACCAACTGAGCCAGTTAAACCAACTGAGCCGGGTACGAAGACCCTGAGACCGGAACCAGGCAGCTATACTGCCAACCTGGCTGCGGCGAATACCATGTTTATTACTCGTCTGCACGATCGTCTGGGTGAGCCTCAGTATATTGATGCACTGAGCGGAGAGCAGAAAGTAACCAGTATGTGGATGCGACAGGTCGGCGGTCATAATAGCTGGCACGATAGTAGCAGCCAGTTAAAAACCACGGGAAATCGTTATGTCGTACAGTTAGGTGGCGACATTGCTCGTTGGGGCGATGATGGTCTTGATCGTTGGCACCTTGGCGTGATGACGGGCTATGGGCATAACAGCAGTAACACCGACTCATCGGTATCAGGTTATCGTTCTAAGGGATCGGTCAAAGGTTATAATGCTGGCCTGTATGCTACCTGGTATCAGAATGATGAAACTCATCAAGGTACCTATCTTGATAGCTGGGTGCAGTACAACTGGTTCCGCAATACGGTAAAAGGCGATGGGATTCAGAGTGAATCCTACAATTCTAAAGGGATCACAGCTTCACTGGAAACCGGGTATACCAGTAAACTCAACGAGTATACTGGCAGCAAAGGCACGACTGTTGAATGGTTTATTCAACCTCAACCTCAGGCAATCTGGATGGGTGTGAAGGCTAACGATCATCAGGAAGCTAACGGAACGCGCGTTACCGGCAAAGGGAATGATAATGTACAAACCCGGCTCGGTGTTCGTACCTTCCTTAAAAGCCATGATGCGACGGATAACGGAAAAGGAAGAACGTTTCAGCCGTTTGTTGAAGTCAACTGGATCCATAATACGCGTGATTTCGCAACCCAAGTTGATGGTATGACGATTCGTCAGGCGGGCGCGAAAAATACAGGCGAACTGAAAACCGGTGTGGAAGGCATGATTAACCCTCAGTTGAATGTGTGGGGTAATGTGGGCACGCAACTCGGTAATCATGGTTACAATGACTCGGCTGCGATGATCGGTATTAAATACAACTTCAAATAA
- a CDS encoding sugar ABC transporter substrate-binding protein, with product MKTFTVSLLALSLLGATPVFAAEALAPVPAAIANHNGPIRIAIIRNLGSDDNTTQFVAGAIKQGRQLGFKVSTFLSNGDDARFQDFVNQAIGQKYDGIILSHGRDPYSTELVKRITDAGIKVTVFDTPVKGDIAGVTVSQQDDASLTQLSINQIAKDFNGKANIVKLWVGGFPAMERRQAEFETLQKNWPEIHQLESIGAVSSDVQGDTANKVGAILAKYPKGKIDAIWGTWDAFSQGAYKALQENGRTEIKLYSIDISNQDLQLMREPKSPWVNSVAVDTGLIGAVNMRLIANKIAGEATPASYEFKAAAIPQTLLTSQSGGVNVASLSKIIPGWGQSNDFVAPWFATLEAKYKK from the coding sequence ATGAAAACATTTACCGTATCACTGCTGGCGTTGAGCCTGTTGGGGGCCACACCCGTCTTCGCAGCTGAAGCACTGGCACCCGTACCGGCGGCGATTGCGAATCATAATGGCCCGATACGTATTGCGATTATTCGTAATCTGGGTTCTGACGATAACACTACGCAGTTTGTTGCCGGTGCAATTAAGCAAGGCCGACAGTTGGGTTTCAAGGTCAGCACCTTTCTGAGTAACGGTGACGATGCGCGTTTCCAGGATTTTGTTAATCAGGCCATTGGCCAAAAATATGACGGCATCATTCTGTCCCATGGACGCGATCCCTACTCGACGGAATTGGTAAAACGAATTACCGATGCCGGTATTAAGGTGACGGTTTTTGATACGCCCGTGAAAGGTGATATTGCCGGCGTAACTGTTTCCCAGCAGGATGATGCATCATTGACCCAGCTTTCCATCAATCAAATCGCGAAGGATTTCAACGGTAAAGCCAATATCGTCAAGCTATGGGTTGGTGGATTTCCGGCAATGGAACGTCGGCAGGCGGAATTTGAAACGTTACAAAAGAACTGGCCGGAGATCCATCAACTGGAATCTATTGGTGCCGTTTCTTCGGATGTGCAGGGTGACACCGCCAATAAAGTGGGGGCGATTCTTGCGAAGTATCCTAAAGGAAAGATCGATGCCATTTGGGGAACCTGGGACGCCTTTAGTCAGGGGGCTTATAAAGCATTGCAGGAAAATGGGCGTACTGAGATTAAGCTCTATAGCATTGATATTTCCAATCAGGATCTGCAACTGATGCGTGAGCCGAAAAGCCCTTGGGTCAATAGTGTGGCGGTGGATACCGGGCTGATTGGTGCGGTGAATATGCGTTTGATCGCCAATAAAATTGCCGGTGAGGCCACGCCAGCCAGCTATGAGTTTAAGGCTGCGGCGATTCCTCAGACACTGTTAACCAGCCAATCCGGTGGTGTTAACGTTGCTTCATTGAGCAAAATCATACCCGGCTGGGGACAGAGCAATGATTTTGTTGCCCCGTGGTTTGCAACTTTAGAAGCGAAATATAAGAAGTAG
- a CDS encoding sugar ABC transporter ATP-binding protein, producing the protein MDALNRLEMHDISIAFGGFAALRQVDFTLEGGSIHALTGANGAGKSTLMAVLSGAHHDYRGDILLDGEPVAINSPRDAKQLGIHLVQQEVDVALIPGLSVAENIMLDRLAEEGQLYRWKQVRQQARELLAQLEVQIDVRRRIDNCSLAEKQQILLARALSHHCRFLILDEPTAPLDQYESERLFRVVRRLKESGIGVVFISHRIHELKAICDRLTVLRDGCLVESTAMDNLSGEQIVEKMLGHQLEDIWPPRRAEPYTETLLRIEGLHDDTLLRDISLSLRKGEVLGIAGLAGAGKTELCKALFGASPSRIRIGELHGKPWKPQSPHASVEQGLALVPEERRKEGIFIDESVATNLSITADNSFSHFGLFNHRQAWRWAEEIIGKLGVRTTGPQQTLRRLSGGNQQKVAIGKWLRNDADVLIFDEPTKGVDIKAKTDLFVLIDKLARQGKGVIYASGEFAELVGLCDRICVLWDGRIVAEMDACNADEETLLLYSTGGTPA; encoded by the coding sequence ATGGACGCGTTAAATCGCCTCGAAATGCACGATATTTCCATCGCTTTTGGCGGGTTTGCAGCACTGAGGCAGGTGGATTTCACCCTTGAAGGTGGTTCTATCCATGCGCTAACTGGTGCAAATGGTGCGGGTAAATCGACGCTGATGGCAGTGTTATCTGGTGCCCACCATGATTATCGCGGTGATATCCTGCTGGATGGCGAACCGGTGGCGATAAACAGCCCACGTGATGCTAAACAGCTCGGCATTCATTTGGTGCAGCAGGAGGTGGATGTTGCGCTGATCCCCGGGTTGAGCGTAGCGGAAAACATTATGCTGGACCGACTCGCCGAAGAGGGGCAGCTGTATCGCTGGAAGCAGGTCCGCCAACAGGCGCGTGAATTGCTCGCACAATTAGAGGTGCAAATCGATGTTCGTCGCCGTATCGACAACTGTTCACTGGCCGAGAAACAGCAAATCTTGCTGGCTCGTGCGCTTTCTCATCATTGCCGTTTTCTGATCCTCGATGAACCCACTGCGCCGCTCGATCAATATGAAAGCGAACGGCTGTTTCGCGTGGTACGTCGACTAAAAGAGAGTGGTATTGGCGTGGTATTTATCTCCCACCGTATTCATGAGTTGAAAGCGATATGCGATCGGCTGACGGTGCTGCGGGATGGTTGCCTGGTTGAAAGTACCGCTATGGATAATTTGAGCGGCGAGCAGATCGTTGAAAAAATGCTGGGACATCAGTTGGAGGATATCTGGCCTCCCCGCCGCGCTGAACCATACACTGAAACGCTGTTGCGTATTGAAGGCTTACATGACGATACCCTTTTGCGGGATATCTCATTATCGCTACGAAAAGGCGAGGTCCTGGGGATCGCCGGACTTGCTGGCGCGGGGAAAACCGAGTTATGCAAGGCGTTGTTTGGTGCCAGCCCGAGTCGTATAAGGATCGGAGAGCTCCACGGTAAGCCCTGGAAGCCACAATCGCCACATGCATCAGTCGAACAAGGGTTGGCACTGGTCCCGGAAGAGCGCCGTAAAGAGGGGATTTTTATCGATGAATCAGTCGCGACGAATCTCAGTATCACCGCGGATAACAGCTTCTCCCACTTTGGGCTGTTTAACCACCGGCAGGCCTGGCGCTGGGCCGAGGAGATTATCGGTAAGCTTGGTGTCCGTACCACGGGACCGCAGCAGACGCTGCGTCGCCTTTCCGGTGGAAACCAACAAAAAGTCGCTATTGGCAAATGGTTACGCAATGACGCTGATGTTCTGATTTTTGACGAGCCGACTAAGGGGGTTGATATCAAAGCGAAAACCGATCTTTTTGTTTTAATCGATAAGCTGGCCCGGCAGGGAAAGGGGGTGATCTACGCTTCCGGCGAATTTGCCGAATTGGTGGGATTATGCGATCGCATTTGTGTGCTGTGGGATGGCCGTATTGTCGCTGAGATGGATGCTTGTAACGCCGACGAAGAAACGCTTTTACTCTATTCCACCGGAGGAACGCCGGCTTGA
- a CDS encoding ABC transporter permease gives MSSKEQSLKAAPLGRHQIFEFLYKWGMLLTVVVLIAGFGLASDSFLDTNNIINILRSIAIVTVIAIGVSVSLTVGGFDLSVGSTASLACSLVISLFVWYGFGTSGAIIITLLLCTLVGLFNAFLIVVLKIPDMLATLASLFVVQGVAMTYSFGGSITENMVLPSGDMAEGTVPADFSLLGQVPTIVIIMLVVTVIAQLGLSLTKHGRRMYAIGGNAEAARLSGIRTTRYRVAAYIIASLLAGLGGILLASRIGSSQVNAGGGYLMDAVAAAWIGLSLAGSGKPNALGTLVGAVILGVLQNGLVMLSVPYYAMDIIKGLVLAVALAITYIQRR, from the coding sequence TTGAGCAGCAAAGAACAGTCCCTGAAAGCAGCGCCGTTGGGGCGGCACCAAATTTTTGAATTTCTTTATAAGTGGGGCATGTTACTTACAGTTGTAGTGTTGATCGCCGGTTTTGGTCTGGCCTCGGATAGTTTTCTTGATACGAACAATATCATCAATATCTTGCGCTCTATCGCTATTGTCACGGTGATTGCCATTGGCGTCTCGGTTTCACTCACCGTTGGCGGATTCGACCTGTCGGTGGGTTCAACTGCATCGCTGGCCTGCTCATTGGTCATTTCCCTGTTTGTCTGGTACGGCTTTGGCACATCCGGAGCGATTATTATCACTCTGTTGCTTTGCACGCTGGTGGGATTATTCAATGCGTTTTTAATCGTGGTGCTGAAAATCCCGGATATGCTGGCTACGCTAGCTAGCCTGTTTGTGGTACAGGGCGTGGCAATGACCTACAGCTTTGGCGGATCCATTACTGAAAATATGGTATTGCCGAGCGGTGACATGGCTGAAGGTACGGTTCCGGCGGACTTCTCCCTGTTGGGCCAGGTTCCGACAATCGTCATTATTATGCTGGTGGTGACGGTGATCGCGCAATTGGGTCTATCGCTAACTAAACATGGACGTCGCATGTATGCCATTGGCGGAAATGCGGAAGCGGCACGTCTGTCCGGCATTCGTACTACACGCTATCGGGTTGCGGCTTATATTATCGCTTCACTGTTGGCGGGATTGGGTGGGATTCTGCTGGCCTCACGCATTGGTTCTTCACAGGTGAATGCGGGTGGGGGTTACCTGATGGATGCTGTCGCGGCGGCGTGGATCGGCCTGTCGCTGGCAGGCTCTGGCAAACCTAACGCATTGGGCACCCTGGTTGGTGCAGTCATTCTTGGTGTGTTGCAGAACGGCCTGGTAATGCTTTCCGTCCCTTACTATGCCATGGACATTATTAAAGGGTTAGTGCTGGCAGTTGCGCTGGCAATCACTTATATCCAGCGCCGTTAA
- a CDS encoding YibL family ribosome-associated protein gives MKELEKAEIKRLSDRLDALNHKEPLLLESGDAEKLGELLKEKEKLVSEIERLKDAREQKLSKEAQKLQQLPFSRAITKKEQADLGTLKKSVRGIVVVHPMTALGREMGLKEMTGFAKKAF, from the coding sequence ATGAAAGAGCTGGAAAAAGCGGAAATCAAACGACTAAGCGATCGGCTTGATGCCCTCAATCATAAAGAGCCTCTGCTGCTGGAATCCGGCGATGCAGAAAAACTCGGCGAATTGCTGAAAGAAAAAGAGAAGCTGGTGAGTGAGATCGAGCGTCTGAAGGATGCCCGTGAACAGAAGCTGAGTAAAGAAGCCCAGAAGTTACAACAGTTACCGTTCAGCCGGGCAATTACCAAAAAAGAACAGGCTGATTTAGGTACCCTGAAGAAAAGCGTACGCGGTATTGTAGTCGTGCACCCTATGACGGCACTAGGCCGTGAAATGGGCCTGAAAGAGATGACAGGCTTCGCCAAAAAAGCATTTTAA